From the genome of Triticum aestivum cultivar Chinese Spring chromosome 3B, IWGSC CS RefSeq v2.1, whole genome shotgun sequence, one region includes:
- the LOC123064791 gene encoding BTB/POZ domain-containing protein At1g50280-like: MDKVWDLKVHVDGRHALLLHQSVMCAFSGRLRAMATRETKAESGGGAEASLCVDLAGFPGGGEGFDLVAQFCYSNGRLPPLRPSDLPLVHCAAAFLEMTEEVRAGNLLAQAEAFVDVGLCYWSWADVLAAVKSCEAFGADVSGLRAKLLSALFSRIAEGTETSNSSSSSSPDTVRGSSGRPSPAKTPESVRRSCLGGGREWWFDDVASLSPPTVEKAMQLVGCYGVDNKNLTLTRFLLHYLPRAAALRKVDNSGSLVGLADTAVHGVAHSGGGAAFSCRGLFWVLRVVSAVGLSKECRRKMEVLVGQMLDQATLDDLLVSGDGSGVYDVSLVTRLVRVFVRSMDEEEAGSSQRMRKVGRLMDKYLAEISPDHGLRVSRFLAVAESLPDSARDCYDGVYRAVDIYLESHAELTVGECATLCRCLNHKKLTLEACKDLTRNRRIPTDISVQALSLHLQPNVLRLPSLLPISRWVGADGEKKEALRLSLRRMQGRLAELQLTCKETRGKTRASSGIAAKGSKSVGGRGLPWMC; the protein is encoded by the exons ATGGACAAGGTCTGGGATCTCAAGGTGCACGTCGATGGCCGTCACGCGCTTCTTCTCCACCAG AGCGTCATGTGCGCCTTCTCGGGGAGGCTGAGGGCAATGGCGACGCGGGAGACGAAGGCCGAGAGCGGAGGAGGAGCAGAGGCGTCGTTGTGCGTCGACCTCGCGGGCTTCCCTGGAGGCGGCGAGGGCTTCGACCTCGTGGCACAGTTCTGCTACAGCAATGGCCGCCTCCCGCCGCTCCGCCCCTCTGACCTCCCGCTCGTGCACTGCGCCGCCGCGTTCTTGGAGATGACCGAGGAGGTGCGTGCCGGCAACCTCCTCGCCCAGGCGGAGGCCTTCGTGGACGTCGGGCTCTGCTACTGGAGCTGGGCCGACGTGCTCGCCGCCGTCAAGAGCTGCGAGGCGTTCGGAGCCGACGTCTCCGGCCTCCGAGCGAAGCTCCTCTCAGCTCTGTTCTCGAGGATCGCTGAAGGCACGGAGACGTCGAAcagctcctcctcgtcctcgccaGACACGGTCAGAGGCTCCAGCGGGCGGCCGTCACCCGCCAAGACGCCGGAGTCGGTGAGGCGGTCATGCTTGGGCGGCGGCAGGGAGTGGTGGTTCGATGACGTGGCGTCTCTATCCCCGCCGACCGTCGAGAAGGCAATGCAACTGGTCGGCTGCTACGGCGTGGACAACAAGAACCTCACACTAACGCGGTTCCTGCTGCATtacctcccccgcgccgccgcgctcCGCAAGGTCGACAACTCGGGAAGCCTGGTCGGACTCGCCGACACGGCCGTGCACGGCGTGGCGcactccggcggcggggcggcgttcTCCTGCAGGGGTCTCTTCTGGGTTCTGCGGGTCGTGTCAGCCGTGGGCCTGAGCAAGGAATGCAGGCGAAAGATGGAGGTGCTGGTGGGGCAGATGCTAGACCAGGCCACGCTCGACGAcctcctcgtctccggcgacggcagcggcgTGTACGACGTCAGCCTGGTCACGAGGCTCGTCAGGGTTTTCGTGAGATCcatggacgaggaggaggccggctcgtcgcagaggatgAGGAAGGTGGGGAGGCTGATGGACAAGTACCTGGCGGAGATCTCGCCGGACCACGGGCTGAGGGTGTCCAGGTTCCTCGCCGTCGCAGAGAGCCTGCCGGACTCCGCCAGGGATTGCTACGATGGCGTGTACAGGGCAGTGGACATCTACCTCGAG TCTCACGCCGAGCTGACCGTCGGGGAGTGCGCGACACTGTGCCGGTGCCTCAACCACAAGAAGCTGACACTGGAGGCATGCAAGGACCTGACTAGGAACCGGCGGATTCCAACGGATATCTCAGTACAAGCATTGTCCTTACACCTGCAGCCCAATGTGCTCCGGCTCCCCTCGTTGTTGCCGATATCGAGATGGGTTGGGGCAGACGGCGAGAAGAAGGAGGCGCTGAGGCTGAGCCTGCGGCGAATGCAGGGCCGGCTGGCAGAGCTGCAGTTGACATGCAAGGAGACGAGAGGGAAGACGAGGGCGTCGTCTGGGATAGCGGCCAAGGGCAGCAAGTCCGTGGGCGGCAGGGGCTTGCCTTGGATGTGCTAG